A genomic stretch from Thermococcus sp. includes:
- a CDS encoding metal-dependent hydrolase codes for MMWYTHVVFGVFFYLVAVLLGAPAWPLLIGMAAFGALMPDIDHPKSFISTKLPGGTVMPRFVEHRGATHTVEAALLITALVGGIAYWITGSYWFAVAFFIGYISHLFADTLTVSGIKWSLFSNFHPRGKIRTGTKGEGLVLILMTFATIVLGIYIALPEETSKNLGWVMLIALIATFAVIGKKLKRLR; via the coding sequence ATGATGTGGTACACGCACGTTGTCTTTGGGGTCTTTTTCTACCTCGTGGCGGTTCTGCTTGGAGCACCCGCCTGGCCCCTCCTCATAGGGATGGCCGCCTTCGGTGCCTTAATGCCCGACATAGACCACCCGAAGTCCTTCATCTCGACGAAACTGCCCGGCGGAACGGTGATGCCCCGCTTCGTCGAGCACCGGGGAGCAACGCACACGGTGGAGGCCGCACTGCTGATTACAGCCCTCGTCGGTGGAATAGCTTACTGGATAACGGGGAGCTACTGGTTCGCGGTGGCCTTCTTCATCGGCTACATCTCGCATCTCTTCGCGGACACGCTCACCGTTTCGGGGATAAAGTGGAGCCTCTTCTCGAACTTCCATCCGAGGGGAAAGATAAGGACTGGAACGAAGGGTGAGGGGCTGGTTCTGATACTGATGACCTTCGCGACGATCGTTCTCGGAATTTACATCGCCCTGCCGGAGGAGACGAGCAAGAACCTCGGCTGGGTTATGCTGATAGCCCTGATAGCGACCTTCGCGGTAATAGGGAAGAAGCTGAAGAGGCTGAGGTGA